Proteins from a genomic interval of Garra rufa chromosome 4, GarRuf1.0, whole genome shotgun sequence:
- the elapor2b gene encoding endosome/lysosome-associated apoptosis and autophagy regulator family member 2 — MEKRALWTSCYFVRFVTLFLCARASGNLPQCKETDYYFEYTECDSTGSRWRVAIPHRQESCSGLPEPVRGTDCTFSCEAGEFLEMSSQRCTSCAAGSYSLGSGVRFDQWDSIPAGFSSLATYMDSGGSGDDSMTCNNSSWTAQGTHLESNRDDCTVSLVYAVHLMKQGSVSFDYQYVDSNVFFEFFIQNDQCQEMDQTGSEKWIKLTTNGEWGTHTVNLKSGTNILYWRTTGMLLGGKPVKPVLLKNIQIDGVAYTSECFPCRPGTFSKTPGSSSCDLCPRNTYSGKGASSCTPCSETQYSHEGWSQCKERPPCSEKDYFQIHTACDSDGKTQILYRWVEPQVCVENVTSAVTLPPSGEKEDCPPCNPGFYMHNTSTCLPCPQGTYSDGTTECQRCPGGTEPSLGYEYKWWNILPRNMKSSCFNVGNSKCDEMNGWEVAGDHIRSGVGGSDNDYLILNLRVPGFKLPTSVDDASATEFGRITFIFETSCSADCELYFMIDVNRKSTNVVESWVGSKIRQAYTHIMTKNASVSYTWAFQRTNKATDVRQYVNDIAKIYSITVTNAMDGSASGCHACAMMSQQDGSSCVPCPAGHFINKDTNQCQECPPNTFLSGHHIYGHEACQPCGPGSKSNKEHSSCFNDCSFSHMEQNRTLTYDLSALSTVGSIMNGPSFTSKGTKYYHQFNISLCGAEGRKVAVCTDNVTDLSSKDLQNESADLNNFVETFVCQSTIIPADGRGFRTSLSSQSISLADTFLGASVDSSLDGITVSSDLFPESSLKVPDINFFYRSPQPTASCLNGRSTVVTLRCNAEKSPRSELTVPSKCPAGTCNGCEFHFLWESSSACPLCTETDYHLIEGACKRGVQDTLYVWNEPKLCTKGVSLPNKTSAHCEVVSLWVKAGIGGGAFVAVLLVSLTCYFWKKNKRLEYKYSRLVMSANKDCELPAADSCALAEGEGEENEDDVVYSNTASLLGKLKAIASKADGDSSESVQLKSSQSERWVWG; from the exons ACAGACTACTACTTTGAGTACACAGAGTGTGACAGCACAGGCTCCAGATGGAGAGTTGCCATTCCTCACAGACAGGAAAGCTGCTCAGGCCTTCCAGAGCCGGTCAGAGGCACAGACTGCA CTTTTTCTTGTGAAGCCGGGGAGTTTTTAGAGATGTCATCCCAGCGGTGCACATCATGTGCGGCTGGCTCTTATTCGCTGGGCAGCGGCGTGCGTTTCGACCAGTGGGACTCCATCCCTGCGGGATTCAGCAGTTTGGCAACATACATGGACTCAGGAGGTTCAGGGGATGACTCAATGACCTGCAACAA TTCTTCATGGACAGCTCAGGGAACTCATTTGGAATCTAATCGGGACGACTGCACAGTTTCGCTGGTGTATGCGGTGCACCTCATGAAGCAGGGATCCGTCTCTTTTGACTATCAATATGTCGACAGCAACGTCTTCTTTGAGTTCTTT ATTCAGAATGACCAATGTCAGGAGATGGACCAGACAGGGAGTGAGAAATGGATCAAACTCACCACTAATGGAGAGTGGGGAACCCATACG GTAAATCTGAAGTCAGGCACTAATATTCTCTACTGGAGAACCACAGGAATGCTCTTGGGTGGGAAACCAGTGAAGCCGGTCCTTTTGAAGAACATCCAGATCGATG GTGTGGCGTATACGTCAGAGTGTTTTCCATGCAGGCCGGGCACCTTCAGTAAAACCCCAGGCTCTTCTTCGTGTGACCTTTGTCCCAGGAACACTTACTCTGGAAAGGGAGCCAGTTCGTGTACACCATGCTCCGAAACACAGTACTCCC ATGAGGGATGGTCGCAGTGTAAAGAGAGGCCTCCTTGTTCAGAGAAAGACTATTTTCAAATCCACACGGCCTGTGATAGCGATGGCAAG ACCCAGATACTGTACAGATGGGTGGAGCCTCAGGTGTGTGTAGAGAATGTGACCAGTGCTGTGACactgcccccttctggagaaaaAGAGGACTGTCCACCCTGCAATCCAGGCTTTTACATGCACAACACTTCCACTTGTTTACCCTGCCCTCAAGGCACCTATTCTGATGGCACCACAG AATGTCAAAGATGCCCAGGAGGAACTGAACCTTCTTTGGGATACGAATACAAGTGGTGGAACATCCTGCCGAGGAATATGAAATCGTCTTGTTTTAATGTGGGCAACTCCAAATGTGATGAAATGAATG GTTGGGAAGTGGCGGGTGACCACATTCGTAGTGGAGTGGGTGGCTCAGATAATGACTACCTCATCTTAAATTTACGAGTGCCTGGATTCAA ACTTCCTACTTCTGTGGACGATGCTTCAGCTACTGAGTTCGGCCGAATCACGTTTATCTTCGAGACCAGCTGCAGCGCAGACTGCGAACTCTATTTTATGATA GATGTAAACAGGAAGAGCACAAATGTTGTGGAATCATGGGTAGGGAGTAAAATCAGACAAGCGTACACTCACATCATGACCAAAAATGCTTCTGTGTCTTACACATGGGCTTTCCAACGCACCAACAAAGCCACCGAT GTGCGTCAGTATGTCAATGACATTGCGAAGATCTACTCGATTACGGTGACTAATGCGATGGATGGCTCAGCGTCTGGTTGCCACGCCTGTGCTATGATGAGTCAGCAGGATGGCTCTTCCTGCGTCCCCTGTCCTGCTGGACACTTCATCAACAAAGACACCAACCAGTGCCAGGAGTGCCCGCCTAACACTTTCCTCTCTGGGCATCACATTTATGGTCATGAGGCCTGTCAGCCATGTGGTCCTGGAAGCAAGAGCAACAAG GAGCACTCTTCGTGTTTTAATGACTGCAGCTTTTCGCATATGGAACAGAACCGAACACTGACCTATGATCTGAGTGCCTTGAGTACAGTGGGGTCGATCATGAATGGGCCTAGTTTCACCTCCAAGGGAACTAAATACTACCATCAGTTTAATATCAGCCTGTGTGGAGCTGAG GGGAGGAAAGTGGCGGTGTGCACTGACAATGTGACGGATCTGTCTAGTAAGGACTTGCAAAATGAATCTGCTGACCTTAACAATTTCGTCGAGACTTTTGTGTGCCAATCAACCATCATCCCTGCAGACGGACGGGGCTTTAGAACATCCCTGTCGTCCCAGTCCATCAGCCTGGCTGACACTTTCCTTG GAGCATCTGTTGATAGCAGTCTGGATGGGATCACTGTCAGCTCAGACCTCTTTCCTGAGTCTTCATTGAAAGTTCCAGACATCAACTTCTTCTATCG CTCTCCACAACCCACAGCATCCTGTCTGAACGGTCGTAGCACAGTCGTGACTCTTCGTTGCAATGCTGAGAAGAGTCCACGCAGTGAGCTCACTGTGCCAAG CAAGTGCCCAGCAGGTACATGTAATGGCTGTGAGTTTCACTTCCTCTGGGAGAGTTCTAGCGCTTGTCCTCTCTGCACTGAAACCGACTACCATTTGATCGAAGGAGCATGCAAAAGAGGAGTGCAG GACACCCTCTATGTGTGGAACGAACCGAAACTCTGCACCAAAGGGGTATCGCTCCCGAACAAGACCTCAGCTCACTGTGAGGTGGTCAGCTTATGGGTGAAGGCCGGAATTGGGGGCGGAGCCTTCGTGGCTGTCCTCTTGGTTTCTCTCACATGCTATTTCTGGAAAAAGAACAAAAG GCTTGAGTATAAATACTCCAGACTAGTGATGTCGGCCAATAAGGACTGTGAGTTGCCAGCCGCGGACAGCTGTGCTCTTGCAGAAGGAGAGGGTGAAGAAAATGAGGACGATGTTGTTTACTCAAATACTGCTTCGTTACTGGGTAAACTGAAAGCTATCGCGAGCAAG GCAGATGGAGACAGCAGCGAGTCAGTACAGCTGAAGTCTTCTCAGTCAGAGAGATGGGTTTGGGGATAA